Proteins encoded by one window of Cylindrospermum stagnale PCC 7417:
- a CDS encoding aminotransferase class I/II-fold pyridoxal phosphate-dependent enzyme — translation MNDKLLTYQMISSHESLTKLRLHTPAHQGYRGESEHFDERIYGYDLPFFNRDEFDNVEKYISSLYKTKRTFFITGGATQGILIACSLLARKHRKIAIGLNSHLSIIHGFILSGTEPFFIPSRSFMPTDEEVIQALETAGEEVTALFLTYPSYDGKITNLEKIAKYCRGKNIEFMLDEAHGTHFPFLEAKTSAVTLECDLVVHSLHKFVGSLVQTALIHLPEASVITEEEALTALALFETTSRSNLLLLSIEEAIQLAFGDERKSIFHKVAGNCDQLRSLLDNWGNTLTYDSQVSDPFKLFLYSDRITGDNLVKLLYERGVDDEYSDSRGVLLIFSFQNTDDDFVHVAKVLEEIYTTLATQAPRELFDEHILMRTPVMRCLPREAFFASTRKEVYLQEAKGLVSCQSIKKIPPGTPVLIPGEEITDWHLQTIAPDTLVEVVGSSVISMEKPVKNH, via the coding sequence ATGAATGATAAATTACTTACTTATCAGATGATTTCGTCTCATGAATCATTAACAAAACTGAGGCTTCACACTCCTGCTCATCAAGGATATAGAGGAGAATCGGAACATTTTGACGAGCGCATTTATGGCTATGATTTACCGTTCTTTAACCGTGACGAATTTGACAATGTAGAAAAGTATATTTCTAGTCTATATAAAACAAAACGTACATTTTTTATTACTGGAGGAGCTACTCAAGGAATTTTAATTGCCTGTAGTCTATTGGCAAGAAAACATCGAAAAATTGCTATTGGTCTAAATAGCCACTTATCCATAATTCATGGATTTATCCTTTCGGGAACAGAACCATTTTTTATTCCATCTCGTTCCTTCATGCCCACAGATGAAGAAGTTATTCAAGCATTAGAAACAGCAGGTGAGGAGGTAACTGCACTTTTTTTAACCTATCCTAGCTACGATGGAAAAATAACTAACTTAGAGAAGATTGCCAAATATTGCCGAGGTAAAAATATTGAGTTCATGCTCGACGAAGCACATGGAACTCATTTTCCTTTCTTAGAAGCAAAAACATCAGCAGTGACATTAGAATGTGACTTGGTTGTTCATAGCCTGCACAAGTTTGTTGGTAGTCTTGTGCAAACAGCATTAATTCACTTACCGGAAGCTTCAGTGATTACCGAGGAAGAAGCACTCACCGCCCTGGCCTTGTTTGAAACCACATCAAGGAGTAATCTCCTATTATTAAGTATAGAAGAAGCTATTCAACTGGCTTTTGGAGATGAGAGAAAATCTATTTTTCACAAGGTGGCTGGCAATTGTGATCAATTGCGGTCTCTACTAGATAATTGGGGAAATACTTTAACTTATGATTCCCAGGTGTCCGATCCATTCAAACTTTTCCTGTATAGCGATCGCATTACAGGCGATAATCTAGTTAAATTACTGTATGAACGTGGTGTTGATGACGAATACTCTGATTCCAGAGGAGTACTACTAATTTTCTCATTTCAAAATACTGATGATGATTTTGTTCATGTAGCTAAAGTCTTGGAAGAAATTTACACAACTCTGGCTACTCAAGCTCCCAGAGAATTATTTGACGAGCATATTTTAATGAGAACTCCAGTAATGCGGTGTTTACCGAGAGAGGCTTTTTTTGCATCCACAAGAAAAGAAGTTTATCTCCAGGAAGCAAAAGGACTGGTGAGCTGTCAAAGCATCAAAAAAATCCCCCCTGGCACTCCGGTTTTGATACCTGGTGAAGAAATCACTGACTGGCATCTCCAGACAATAGCACCAGATACCTTAGTTGAGGTAGTGGGTTCTTCGGTTATTTCGATGGAAAAACCAGTTAAAAATCATTGA